In Terriglobia bacterium, the genomic stretch AGCACCTGGTGCAGTTCCTTTTGGTCGTGGGGCGAGACATGAATTTGTAAAGGATGTCGTGACATGCCCCGAGTATAGAATGAAACATCTTATAATACAATTACTTTATAGAACCGTTTCAGGCGGTCAAAGACCTAGCCTGCCCGGCGGGGGATAATGGCCACCCTCCCCCGAAGGGGTTGTATATTCCAGCCCAGGGTTGGCCGCCTTGCGGCCTACCCTGGGTGAGGATTCGTTTCCATGGAGGTTTTACCCTGAAGGGGTTCCATACAACCTTGACGGACGCAGATAAACCCAGACAAACACAGAAGTGATTTGAGTAGGAATGAATTGGGTCGGCCCGTGTGATGCACGATAGGTTTTTGTTACATGTGTCTTTCCGATATTGGTCGTGAGCATTTGATCGCAAGCCATTGTCTTTAACCCAAGGACTTCCGTGTTTGTCTGTGTTCATCTGCGTCCTGTTACTTCCTTCTTCTCGATTGTCGAATGTCGCCGCCTGACCTCTTTTGTTGTTCATAAACGTAGTCGAAACCGTTGTGAAATGAACGCCACCTAGATAGAATACCGGGCATACCCGCTTCAAGAATCCAAAGAGGAGGTTCTGGTCTCATGTTTGTCGAGAGCAAACTCCGGTTCTACCGAATCCGTTATCCGGGTTGCCTATTCGTTCTGACCCTTGCGCTGATGACTTTTGGGCACGATGTTCCTGCACAAGAACAGGAGTTCGCTAACAAGCTACAGGGGTTCGACACCTACATGGAACAAGTCGTGAAGGATTGGAATACGCCGGGGATCGGCGTGGGCATTGTGATCAATGACAAGCTGGTCTTCGCCAAGGGGTACGGCTACCGGGACTACGAAAAGAAGCTGCCGTTCCTCCCGTCCACCCTGTGCCAGATCGCTTCGAACTCGAAGCTATTCACGGCTGTGGCGGCCGGGATGCTGGTCGAGGAAGGAAAGCTCACCTGGGATAAACCCGTGCGCGAGTCCGTGCCGACGATCCAGTTTTACAACGACCCGCTCAACAATAACGTTACTCTTCGCGACATGCTGTCGCACCGGACGGGGGTAACGAGGCACGACCTGATCTGGTTCAAGTCAGATTTCACAAGGAAGCAGTTGTTCGAAAAACTGAAATACCTCGAGCCGCAGGTGCCAATGCGCGAGACCTTCCTGTACAACAACCTCATGTTCTCCGCCGTCGGGCAGATCATCGAATTGAAGTCTGGAAAAACGTGGGAGCAGTTTGTGCGGGAGAGGATTCTCGAGCCGCTCGACATGTCCTCGACCGGCTATACGATTTCCGATATGTTGAAACATCCCGACTACGGGGTCCCCTTCAGAGAAAAACGCGACTCGTTCGAGCTGTACAAGATCCCCTATTACGAGGATACCGAGGGCGTCGCCCCTGCGGGCGCGATCATCTCGAATATCGACGAGCTGTCGCACTGGCTCATCGCTCTGATGAACGACGGGAAATACCATGGGAAGCAGGTCCTGCCGGCTAACGTGCTGAAAGCCACCTTGCAACCCGCCATTGGGTTACCCAACACCCTTGGGGAATCCCAGGGATACTGGGAGATACTGAATCCAGCTTACGGGATGGGGCGACAGACCGCCTCCTACAGGGGACGCCTGATCACCTATCACGGCGGCGACCTTCCCGGGTTTCATTCGCAGATTTCTCTCATGCCCAACGACAGGATCGGCGTGATCGTCCTCGTGATCGGCGATCACAGTGCTCCCCTCTACAACATCGTCAGCTACAACGTCTATGAGCGATTGCTCGGGATGGACCAGACACCCTGGAGTCGGCGCCGGCTGGAGCAGCGGCTCGCCAACAAAAAGGCCGGCACGGAAGCGCGGGCGAAGGCCGGCGCGGACCGGGTTGCGAACACCAAGCCGTCCCACTTGTTGGCCAACTACGGGGGTGAGTACGAGAACCCGGCTTACGGCATTCTCAAAATCGGAGTCAAGGATAACCAGCTTCAATTCGGGTTTCACGAGTTCCAGTTTCCGATGACTCATTTCCATTACGACCGGTTCGATACGCCCGACGACGAACAATATGGCAAATTCTCGGTTAATTTCCGGACCAATCCCCAGGGAGACATCGATGGCGCGGTCATTTCTCTGGACGAGGCCGAGGTCGTTTTCACGCGGAGGCCCGAGACTCTGGATCCGAAGCTTCTCGAGAAGCTCGCGGGAGTTTACCTGACGCCAGCTCACATCAAGTTCCAGGTCCTCTATCAGCCGGGGGTCGGACTCTCTCTTGTATTCCCGGGGGGACCTCCGCTCAAACTCACCCCGGTCAAAGGTCTCCAGTTCAGGACTCCGCAGTTCTCCGACGAGATCTTTGAGTTCGTGATGGAGAACGACCAGGTGAAGGCCCTGAAGGTGCGCGACCCGTCAGGCGAATTATCCTACTCCCGGCAATGAGACCGGGTTAGCCGCCCGTGCCTCCGGGCTCTTTGCGCCTTTGCGGTGATTTCCGAGTTGTAATTGTGGAAGCATGAGCCCAAAAATTTTCCGGTCTAAATTCCCGGCCAGAGGAGCGGAGGACTGGCGTTGACCCGCAAGGGGCTGCGCCAGTTTGCCGCAGGCGGGCCAAGGTAACCGTCCCGCTCGCTATTTGTACGTGGCGTTTGTCAAATCCAAATCATCGCGGTGGTCGGTGAAATCCACCATCGAGGTGAATGCCGGGCCACCCAGCGGGCTCGCCTTCTGCGCGTCGCGCAAGGCGGCGTTGTATTTGTCCAAGCCGTCCGCGTTGGACGCAATAAAGACAATCCAGAACATCTGGGCCGATTCCGTGTGGATCGCTTCGGTGTCAATCTCATATTCGAGAATCGTGCCGCCGGCCAGCAACTTCTCCAAAAGCGGCACAAATAGATTCTTGCAGAGGGTGCCAATCGCATCGTCCGGCGCTTCGAAGAATGAAAAAAAAGTGATTGGCCAAATCGGGGGTTTTGATACACAATTTGCATGGAACCTCCGCGAGGGCGGAGGAGTTTGGATGTCCCCCCTGTAGGGAAAACATGATTGCCGCGGAAGCGGATTACGGACCTCCTCCGGGAAGGAAGGGGCTCAACACTTGAGGATCTCCCGCAGACCTGAACCGGCCGGTGGCATCCGCATTGTAAGACAGTAAGAGGCTTCAGATGACAGCACCGTCCCCGTCGGGCCCCAAGGCGACTCCTCAACGTAAGCCGGTTGAAGAACAGTTGCGGGAAAGCGAGCTCCGAATTCGCGCCTTTTGGGATCACAGCCCAAACCTTATTTTTCTTAAGGACAAAGAACTTCGTTACCTGTACGTCAATCGAGAATTTGAAAGAGTTCTCCGTGTCGACGGCGAACAGATTCGTGGCAAGAGGGATCATGAGGTGTTTCCACACGAGCTGGCAGCCGCCTTTCAAGCCAACGACCTTGAGGTGCTCAAGGCAGGTGTCCCGATTGAATTCGAGGAGGTAACCCAGCAGGCAGACGGTCCGCACATAAGCATCGTCCATAAGTTTCCACTCTACGATGCGGCGGGCGAAATCTATGCGATCGGGGGCATTGTCACCGACATCACCGAACGCAAACGATCGAGGGAAGCGCTCCAGCACAGCGAGGAGCGCTACCGGAGCGTGGTCGAAACCGCCACGGATGCTGTGGTCAGCGTCGATCAGGAAAGCCAGATTATCTTTGCGAATCCGGCGACCACCCGAACTTTCGGGTATCCAATTTCCGAAATGATCGGACAGCCTTTAACGATGCTCATGCCGGAATTCATGCGTGAGCTTCATAAGGCGGGATTTCAACGTTACCTCAAAACAAACCAGCGCCATGTCGATTGGAACGGAGTGCAGCTTGTCGGCCTCCGGAAGAACGGGGAGGAATTTCCGGTCGAGGTCTCCTTCGGCGAGGTTCTCATAGACGGCCGTCACATCTTTACGGGGTTCATTCGCGACACCACCGAGCGGAAGCAGGCAGAAGAAAAGATCCGGGACCAGGAAGCAGAGTTGCGACAAGTACTGGATCTCGCCCCTCAGCACATCGTTGTCCTGGGACCCGAAGGGAATCGACTTTATGCCAACCGGGCCGCGCTCGACTATCATGGTCTCACCCTCGACACGTGGCGGAGCTGTGATCCGCGCCGCCTCTTTCATCCGGATGATTGCGAACGGATGACGAGCGGGGCGCAATTCAAGGTCTTCAGTGAAACCCCATACGAGCGCGAAGCGCGGTTACTGGGAAAGGACGGGAAGTATCTCTGGTTTCTTTTCCACCGCAACCCGCTGCGAGATGCGCAGGGACAGATTACGCGTTGGTATCTGGCGGGGACGGATATCGAGGATCGTAAGCAGCAGGAAGAGAGAATTCAGCACGAAAACGTTGCCCTGCGCGAAGAAATCGACAAGGCATCCATGTTCGAGGAAATCGTCGGGAGCGCTCCCGCCCTGCATGCGCTGTTTTCTCGTGTATCCAAGGTCGCTCCCACCGACTCCACCGTTCTGATCACCGGAGAAACCGGGTCGGGCAAGGAACTTGTGGCTCGCGCCATCCACAAGCGGTCTCTTCGCTCCTCACACGCCTTTGTGGGTGTGAACTGCGTTGCCATCCCGCGTGACCTGATCGCCTCAGAATTATTCGGCCACGAAAAGGGTGCCTTTACAGGGGCGACCCAGCAACGTTTAGGCCGCTTTGAATTGGCCGGAGGAGGCACGATCTTCCTGGATGAAGTCGGAGAGCTTCCGGCCGAGACCCAGATCGCACTCTTGCGGGTTCTGCAAGAACACGAATTTGAGCGTATCGGCGGAACTCGATCCATGCGAACGGATGTTCGTGTGATTGCGGCCACGAACTGTGACTTGCAGGCCGCCATTGCCGCAGGCGCGTTTCGCAGCGACCTGTTTTTCCGGCTCAACGTTTTCCCGATCGAGATTCCCCCGCTCCGGGACCGAAGAGAAGACATTCCCTTGCTGGTTGAGTACTTCATCGATCGCTATGCACGAAAAGCGGGGAAGAGGATACGAACCATCGAGAAGCGCACCCTGGAACTGTTCCAATCGTACCCCTGGCCGGGGAACATTCGCGAATTGCAGAACGTCATCGAGCGATCGGTCATTGTGTGTGATGGAGAGAATTTTTCGGTCGATGAGAGCTGGCTTTCTCGGCCGCTCCCCGCGACTGAATCGAACCGCCGGCTTGACCTTTATAAAAGTCTTTCGACTCAGGAAAAGGAAATCATTGAGGTTGCCTTGAGCGAAAGCGGGGGACGGGTTTCCGGACCGTCAGGCGCGGCTCAAAAGTTGGGGATGCCCCGCTCGACCCTGGAATCGAAGATTCGGTCCCTGAAGATCAACAAGAATCGCTTCAAAACAGCGAATCCCTCCGGGAACAGCTAACCTTCCTTTGTACGTGACTCTCCAAAAACGAGACGGGGTGTTTGTACAATTTTCGCCAATTGGCGAACGCCTCGCCATCTCTCCATCGGTTAATTAATCTATTTTCAGCAGCTTACGTTTGGAGCCTGAGTTGCACCTTTATCGTAACTCAGCTCAAATCAGATTCCTGAAGAGGGAAGATGCTCAAGATTCGCAGAGCAGCGAACGGGGAGGTCGTCCTCAAATTGAGCGGTCGAATGGCCGCAGAGAATCGAGCCGAGCTGAAAACGCTTCTTGAATTAGAAGAAAAAGGACGCCGCATTGTCCTGGATTTAGAGGACCTGACCCTGGTGGATCGGGAGGCTGTCGGGTTTCTCGGGCGCTGCGAAGACGAGGGCATCAAGCTCGAAAATTGTCCGGCCTATATCCGGGAGTGGATTGAACGAGAAAGAGGCGGAAATTCTTCGCCAATCGGTGATCGGTTTAGGGGCCCGGCAACGACGTGAAAACTGTGCAAAGGATTCCGGTGAAAATCGTTCTTGATTCGGGCGAGAACAAAGATCGTCCACTTCGACCCGGCATGAACGTCGTACCGGACGTGCCGCTCCGATGACTTCCGCGGCGCTCACGATGGACCAGGACCTCTGGCAGCCCCGATACAATCCTTGGCTGATCGCCGTGGTGGTGGCGATGGCAGCGTTCATGGAGGTCCTCGACACCAGCATCGCCAACGTGGCACTGCCGTATATGGCAGGGAATCTCGGAGCGAGCAACGACCAGAGCACATGGGTCCTGACCTCGTATCTGGTCTCGAATGCCATCGTCCTGCCCATCAGCGGCTGGCTGGCGGGCGCCTTCGGCCGGAAGCGTTTTTTCATGACCTGTTTGGGTGTGTTCACCGTGAGCTCAGTGCTTTGCGGAGTGGCGCCCAGTCTCGGGGTTCTGCTTTTCTTCCGTGTGCTGCAAGGCGCGGGCGGCGGGGGACTGCAGCCGATGGCCCAGGCCATTCTGGCAGACACCTTTCCGCCGCAGCGGCGAGGTCTGGCGTTTGCGTTGTATGGCGTCACGGCCATCATGGCGCCGACGATCGGTCCCACCCTGGGTGGATGGATCACCTTCAATTATTCCTGGCGATGGATTTTTTTTATCAATATCCCGGTCGGCCTGGTTACATGGTTTCTGGTGCGGCTCTTCATTGAAGATCCGCCCTACTTAAGCCGTCTCAAGTCGGCTGGGGTGAAGTTGGACTATGTGGGCATCGCTCTATTGGCTCTCGGGGTCGGGGCCCTGCAAATCTTGCTCGATAAAGGCCAGGAGGATGATTGGTTCGGGTCGTCCTTTATCACCACTTTAGCCATCATGGCGGCACTTTGCCTGATCGGGTTGGTGCTCTGGGAATGGTTTCAGAAGGCTCCGATTATTGAGGTTCGGATGTTCAAGAATTTTAACTTCGCCAGTGCGAGCTTGATGATGTTCATCCTGGGAATCGTGTTGTTCAGCAGTCTCGTTCTGATGCCTCAGTTCCTCCAGACGCTCTTGGGATACACCTCCGAGTTGGCGGGTCTGGCGCTTTCGGCGGGTGGATTAGTCTTGCTCTTTGAAATGCCCATTGTGGGTCAGCTCACCACGAAGGTTCCGGCGCGTTACCTGATCGCATTCGGTTGGTTAAGTCTGTTCATCGCCATGTTCTATTCCACGAAGCGGATTGACTTGGAGATGAGTTTCAATGCCGCCGTGTGGCTGCGCATCGCCCAGGTCTTTGGGTTGGGATTCCTGTTCGTGCCGATTACGCTGGTGGCTTACATCGGAATTTCGCCGGAGAAGAATAACGCGGTCGCCGGGATTGTCAACTTCATGCGCAATATGGGAAGCAGCGTCGGAACTTCCCTAGTCACAACAGTAATTGCGCGGCGATCGCAATTCCATCAGGCAAGACTGGTACAGTACGCGGGAGCGGACAACCCCAATTTCCAGGACTTGGTAAACGGCCTCAGCGAGCGCTTGGCTCATTCGGGATTGGGAGCGTACGGAGCGCACCAGCAGGCGATTGCCAGGATCTATCGAGAGCTGCAAGCGCAGGCGGCGAACCTGGCCTATATTGATGCCTTCATGGTCCTTGCCGTCGGGGCCGGGATCATGTTCTGTCTGGCTTTTGCTTTGAAGAAGAACGCTCCCGGTGGCGGTGGGATAACGGCGGAGGGTTAGCGCAGTGGGCCATTCAATCCGTGGGTAGATACCGAGGGGCGGAGGGCATAAGTCAAGGAGCTCGATGATCAGAATCGTCACGATCGAACGGGAATACGGAAGCGGCGGCGGCGAAATCGCCCGGCGGCTTGCGACGCAGTTGGGCTGGACACTTTGGGATCAGTTGCTGACCGATGAGATCGCCAGGCTGGCGAATTGTCCCAAAGCCGTCGTCGAGGTTCGCGAGGAACGAACCGACCCCCTCTATTACCGGCTCTTCAAGTCTTTTATGCGGGGGAGTTATGAAGGCAGCCTCAATGCGCCCAAGCTCAATCTAGTCGATAGCGAAAGCATTCTGAGATTCACCGAACAGGTCGTTCGGCACGCCGCTGAGACCGGAAACTCGGTCATCATCGGCCGGGGGTCGCAGCATTTTCTCAGGGACCGTCAAGACACGCTCCGTGTGTTTCTTTACGCTCCGAGAGAAGACAAGGTACGGCGCCTGTTGGCTCGCGGCAAGAGTCAGAACGAAGCCGAACAGTTGGTGGATTCTATTGATCGGGAGCGGGCCGATTTCATCCAGAAATACTTCAGGGCGCAATGGCCGAATCGCGCCGTGTACCACGCCATGATCAATACGGCGATCGGAGACGAGACCGTCGTTCAGATGATTCTGAATTTCATGAGGACCGTCGATGCGGCAACCTGAGCCCAATGCCTTGCTGCGGAGTTCACACACAGAATTGAATCAGTACGATCCAATAAAACAAAGGGCACCTCGCTCTTATCGTTTGGTGGAACGAGTGTAAGAAGAGGGGATGAGGTTCTTTGATTTCAGCTCTATTTCAGTTTAATGAATCAGACTTCCGAAGTAAAAGCCGCGTTCGGAACGGAGCGAGGAAAGCCTTGACGCTCTCCTCTCTGGTTTCCCGGTGGAGTGATCGGGGGTGTCTGTCTAGACGCGACGCGCCGTGTGGCCTCCTTCACGGGATTGTGCGCCTTTCTCATCTCCAGTCAGTTCCCGATCTCCCATTTGGAATCCCCAAGGGACAGCCCCTAGGGACAGTCCCTTTTTCGATCTCAAATTTGAAATTTCAGATCAAGGCTGCCCCAACACTAATCAAACAGATTCAACCGCTTGGTGGTAGTGGATTCTTGTCCCCAGTGATCGGGAATCCCGAAGGGACAGTCCCTAGGGACAGTCCCTTTTTCGATTCGAGAGCATTCTGTCGAGGGCTCGTCATTTTGCGGAGTATGCAGCCCCCATTTAAATCGAATAGGAGAGTGAGAAATGAGCACAAATGTGAAACGGCAAATGATAACCCGCTCTCAGCCGGCCGGCGCCGAGCTGCGCTTGAAAGAGCTGGGCATCGAGCTCCCGGAGCCGCCTGAGCCGTTCGGCACCTATGTGGAATCGGTGCAGACGGGCAATCTGCTTTTTCTGAGCGGGATGCTTCCCACGGAAGGCCACGAGGCGAAATTCATTGGACGCGTCGGCGCGGAGCTCGATGTGGAAGCGGGGCGCAACGCGGCTCACCGCGCCGCGCTCAACGCCCTCGCTGTCGCAAGGAAGCATTTGGGATCGCTCGACCGGGTGACGCGGATCGTCCGGCTCGGCGTGTCGGTGGCCACTTCGGGAGATGTTCGCGATCAGCCGAATGTTGCTGACGCCGCTTCGGAGTTGCTCGAAAACGTCTTCGGGAAGGACAAGCGCCCTTGCCGCCTGGTGTATGGCGTCGCAAGCCTTCCGCTCGGCACCCCGGTCGCGCTGGAAGTGATTTTCGAGGTGGCGGGGTAAAGGCGCGGGGCGCAATGGTCGGTTGGCTCGCTGGTGAGGAGTAAGTGCTTTCAACAATAGCTGAAAATCATTGGACGATTCATGGCAACGAAATCGCTTTCAACAAATCTGATTTCGATCCAGGTGAACGCACAGGA encodes the following:
- a CDS encoding sigma 54-interacting transcriptional regulator — protein: MTAPSPSGPKATPQRKPVEEQLRESELRIRAFWDHSPNLIFLKDKELRYLYVNREFERVLRVDGEQIRGKRDHEVFPHELAAAFQANDLEVLKAGVPIEFEEVTQQADGPHISIVHKFPLYDAAGEIYAIGGIVTDITERKRSREALQHSEERYRSVVETATDAVVSVDQESQIIFANPATTRTFGYPISEMIGQPLTMLMPEFMRELHKAGFQRYLKTNQRHVDWNGVQLVGLRKNGEEFPVEVSFGEVLIDGRHIFTGFIRDTTERKQAEEKIRDQEAELRQVLDLAPQHIVVLGPEGNRLYANRAALDYHGLTLDTWRSCDPRRLFHPDDCERMTSGAQFKVFSETPYEREARLLGKDGKYLWFLFHRNPLRDAQGQITRWYLAGTDIEDRKQQEERIQHENVALREEIDKASMFEEIVGSAPALHALFSRVSKVAPTDSTVLITGETGSGKELVARAIHKRSLRSSHAFVGVNCVAIPRDLIASELFGHEKGAFTGATQQRLGRFELAGGGTIFLDEVGELPAETQIALLRVLQEHEFERIGGTRSMRTDVRVIAATNCDLQAAIAAGAFRSDLFFRLNVFPIEIPPLRDRREDIPLLVEYFIDRYARKAGKRIRTIEKRTLELFQSYPWPGNIRELQNVIERSVIVCDGENFSVDESWLSRPLPATESNRRLDLYKSLSTQEKEIIEVALSESGGRVSGPSGAAQKLGMPRSTLESKIRSLKINKNRFKTANPSGNS
- a CDS encoding RidA family protein produces the protein MITRSQPAGAELRLKELGIELPEPPEPFGTYVESVQTGNLLFLSGMLPTEGHEAKFIGRVGAELDVEAGRNAAHRAALNALAVARKHLGSLDRVTRIVRLGVSVATSGDVRDQPNVADAASELLENVFGKDKRPCRLVYGVASLPLGTPVALEVIFEVAG
- a CDS encoding serine hydrolase, whose protein sequence is MTFGHDVPAQEQEFANKLQGFDTYMEQVVKDWNTPGIGVGIVINDKLVFAKGYGYRDYEKKLPFLPSTLCQIASNSKLFTAVAAGMLVEEGKLTWDKPVRESVPTIQFYNDPLNNNVTLRDMLSHRTGVTRHDLIWFKSDFTRKQLFEKLKYLEPQVPMRETFLYNNLMFSAVGQIIELKSGKTWEQFVRERILEPLDMSSTGYTISDMLKHPDYGVPFREKRDSFELYKIPYYEDTEGVAPAGAIISNIDELSHWLIALMNDGKYHGKQVLPANVLKATLQPAIGLPNTLGESQGYWEILNPAYGMGRQTASYRGRLITYHGGDLPGFHSQISLMPNDRIGVIVLVIGDHSAPLYNIVSYNVYERLLGMDQTPWSRRRLEQRLANKKAGTEARAKAGADRVANTKPSHLLANYGGEYENPAYGILKIGVKDNQLQFGFHEFQFPMTHFHYDRFDTPDDEQYGKFSVNFRTNPQGDIDGAVISLDEAEVVFTRRPETLDPKLLEKLAGVYLTPAHIKFQVLYQPGVGLSLVFPGGPPLKLTPVKGLQFRTPQFSDEIFEFVMENDQVKALKVRDPSGELSYSRQ
- a CDS encoding DHA2 family efflux MFS transporter permease subunit; this translates as MTSAALTMDQDLWQPRYNPWLIAVVVAMAAFMEVLDTSIANVALPYMAGNLGASNDQSTWVLTSYLVSNAIVLPISGWLAGAFGRKRFFMTCLGVFTVSSVLCGVAPSLGVLLFFRVLQGAGGGGLQPMAQAILADTFPPQRRGLAFALYGVTAIMAPTIGPTLGGWITFNYSWRWIFFINIPVGLVTWFLVRLFIEDPPYLSRLKSAGVKLDYVGIALLALGVGALQILLDKGQEDDWFGSSFITTLAIMAALCLIGLVLWEWFQKAPIIEVRMFKNFNFASASLMMFILGIVLFSSLVLMPQFLQTLLGYTSELAGLALSAGGLVLLFEMPIVGQLTTKVPARYLIAFGWLSLFIAMFYSTKRIDLEMSFNAAVWLRIAQVFGLGFLFVPITLVAYIGISPEKNNAVAGIVNFMRNMGSSVGTSLVTTVIARRSQFHQARLVQYAGADNPNFQDLVNGLSERLAHSGLGAYGAHQQAIARIYRELQAQAANLAYIDAFMVLAVGAGIMFCLAFALKKNAPGGGGITAEG
- a CDS encoding cytidylate kinase-like family protein; its protein translation is MIRIVTIEREYGSGGGEIARRLATQLGWTLWDQLLTDEIARLANCPKAVVEVREERTDPLYYRLFKSFMRGSYEGSLNAPKLNLVDSESILRFTEQVVRHAAETGNSVIIGRGSQHFLRDRQDTLRVFLYAPREDKVRRLLARGKSQNEAEQLVDSIDRERADFIQKYFRAQWPNRAVYHAMINTAIGDETVVQMILNFMRTVDAAT